In Dasypus novemcinctus isolate mDasNov1 chromosome 23, mDasNov1.1.hap2, whole genome shotgun sequence, the following proteins share a genomic window:
- the BRICD5 gene encoding BRICHOS domain-containing protein 5 isoform X1, translating into MEQGSCLAGRPEPGPAGVSAPAPQCSHLGPATHPQAGTGSGLRVPLSPPCSQEKTKASCGGWRTPGLLLLLLLAAAAGAVAGGLLGSAHGPPEALLQMLHLTPPNPRGSQANQSALVDVAQNLVTIVVTPPQGNRSWVVLLDGRSGCVCYRPAGHGACFLRPMEPGDRETLRMLVDASQVSGPRWAGRRGQGPDKGASVSPGQAQLGLQFQGNRKPCLPLVGAADRSWGPASPAGGAGTGIAWGPLGAWASRSQEPPVQAQGPHGPSRDPRHAQELLAVLGRRAVDPSHVGASVRHLCAQTPIYWARRAEGPLRQRLIYLCIDICFPSNICVSVCFYYLPD; encoded by the exons ATGGAGCAGGGGAGCTGCCTCGCCGGGCGTCCCGAGCCTGGGCCGGCTGGGGTGAGTGCCCCGGCACCCCAGTGCTCTCACCTGGGCCCAGCCACACACCCCCAGGCGGGCACGGGGTCTGGGCTACGGGTCCCGCTGAGCCCCCCGTGTTCCCAGGAGAAGACCAAGGCCAGCTGTGGGGGCTGGAGAACCCcagggctgctgctgctgttgctgttaGCGGCCGCTGCTGGGGCTGTGGCCGGGGGACTGCTTGGCTCTGCCCACGGGCCCCCTGAG GCACTGCTGCAGATGCTGCACCTGACCCCCCCAAACCCACGGGGGTCCCAGGCCAACCAAAGCGCCCTTGTGGACGTGGCCCAGAACCTGGTGACCATCGTGGTGACGCCGCCCCAGGGCAACCGCAGCTGGGTGGTGCTGCTGGACGGGCGGAGT GGCTGCGTCTGCTACCGCCCCGCGGGCCACGGAGCCTGTTTCCTCCGCCCCATGGAGCCGGGAGATCGGGAGACCCTGCGGATGCTGGTGGACGCGTCGCAGGTGAGCGGCCCCCGCTGGGCGGGGCGCAGAGGCCAGGGGCCAGACAAAGGGGCCTCTGTAAGCCCAGGCCAGGCCCAGCTGGGGCTCCAGTTTCAGGGGAACAGAAAGCCCTGCCTCCCCTTGGTGGGGGCTGCTGACAGGAGCTGGGGGCCGGCCAGCCCTGCAGGGGGGGCTGGGACCGGCATTGCGTGGGGACCTCTGGGTGCCTGGGCCTCGCGCAGCCAGGAGCCTCCTGTGCAGGCCCAGGGGCCGCATGGCCCCAGCCGGGACCCCCGCCACGCCCAGGAGCTGCTGGCCGTGCTGGGGAGGCGTGCGGTGGACCCCTCCCATGTGGGGGCTTCGGTGCGGCACCTTTGCGCACAGACCCCCATCTACTGGGCCCGTCGGGCTGAAG GGCCCCTGCGGCAGCGGCTCATCTACCTCTGCATCGACATCTGCTTTCCCAGCAACATCTGTGTGTCAGTCTGCTTTTATTATCTCCCAGACTGA
- the BRICD5 gene encoding BRICHOS domain-containing protein 5 isoform X2 gives MEQGSCLAGRPEPGPAGVSAPAPQCSHLGPATHPQAGTGSGLRVPLSPPCSQEKTKASCGGWRTPGLLLLLLLAAAAGAVAGGLLGSAHGPPEALLQMLHLTPPNPRGSQANQSALVDVAQNLVTIVVTPPQGNRSWVVLLDGRSGCVCYRPAGHGACFLRPMEPGDRETLRMLVDASQAQGPHGPSRDPRHAQELLAVLGRRAVDPSHVGASVRHLCAQTPIYWARRAEGPLRQRLIYLCIDICFPSNICVSVCFYYLPD, from the exons ATGGAGCAGGGGAGCTGCCTCGCCGGGCGTCCCGAGCCTGGGCCGGCTGGGGTGAGTGCCCCGGCACCCCAGTGCTCTCACCTGGGCCCAGCCACACACCCCCAGGCGGGCACGGGGTCTGGGCTACGGGTCCCGCTGAGCCCCCCGTGTTCCCAGGAGAAGACCAAGGCCAGCTGTGGGGGCTGGAGAACCCcagggctgctgctgctgttgctgttaGCGGCCGCTGCTGGGGCTGTGGCCGGGGGACTGCTTGGCTCTGCCCACGGGCCCCCTGAG GCACTGCTGCAGATGCTGCACCTGACCCCCCCAAACCCACGGGGGTCCCAGGCCAACCAAAGCGCCCTTGTGGACGTGGCCCAGAACCTGGTGACCATCGTGGTGACGCCGCCCCAGGGCAACCGCAGCTGGGTGGTGCTGCTGGACGGGCGGAGT GGCTGCGTCTGCTACCGCCCCGCGGGCCACGGAGCCTGTTTCCTCCGCCCCATGGAGCCGGGAGATCGGGAGACCCTGCGGATGCTGGTGGACGCGTCGCAG GCCCAGGGGCCGCATGGCCCCAGCCGGGACCCCCGCCACGCCCAGGAGCTGCTGGCCGTGCTGGGGAGGCGTGCGGTGGACCCCTCCCATGTGGGGGCTTCGGTGCGGCACCTTTGCGCACAGACCCCCATCTACTGGGCCCGTCGGGCTGAAG GGCCCCTGCGGCAGCGGCTCATCTACCTCTGCATCGACATCTGCTTTCCCAGCAACATCTGTGTGTCAGTCTGCTTTTATTATCTCCCAGACTGA
- the MLST8 gene encoding target of rapamycin complex subunit LST8 isoform X1, with protein sequence MNTSPGTVGGDPVILATAGYDHTVRFWQAHSGICTRTVQHQDSQVNALEITPDRSMIAAAGYQHIRMYDLNSNNPNPIISYDGVNKNIASVGFHEDGRWMYTGGEDCTARIWDLRSRNLQCQRIFQVNAPINCVCLHPNQAELIVGDQSGAIHIWDLKTDHNEQLIPEPEVSITSAHIDPDASYMAAVNSTGNCYVWNLTGGIGDEVTQLIPKTKIPAHTRYALQCRFSPDSTLLATCSADQTCKIWRTSNFSLMTELSIKSSNPGESSRGWMWGCAFSGDSQYIVTASSDNLARLWCVETGEIKREYGGHQKAVVCLAFNDSVLG encoded by the exons ATGAACACCTCCCCGGGCACGGTGGGAGGCGACCCGGTCATCTTGGCCACAGCTGGCTATGACCACACGGTGCGGTTCTGGCAGGCCCACAGCGGGATCTGCACCCGCACGGTGCAGCACCAGGACTCC CAGGTGAACGCACTGGAGATCACACCAGACCGCAGCATGATCGCCGCCGCAG GTTATCAGCACATCCGCATGTACGACCTCAACTCCAATAACCCCAACCCCATCATCAGCTACGACGGTGTCAACAAGAACATCGCGTCCGTGGGCTTCCATGAGGACGGCCGCTGGATGTACACGGGCGGGGAGGACTGCACGGCCAGGATCTGGGACCTCAG GTCCCGGAACCTGCAGTGCCAGCGCATCTTCCAGGTGAACGCCCCCATCAACTGTGTGTGCCTGCACCCCAACCAG GCCGAGCTCATTGTTGGAGACCAGAGTGGTGCCATTCACATCTGGGACTTGAAGACGGACCACAACGAGCAGCTGATCCCCGAGCCTGAGGTCTCCATCACCTCCGCCCACATCGACCCCGACGCCAGCTACATGGCAGCGGTGAACAGCACC GGCAACTGCTACGTGTGGAACCTGACAGGGGGCATCGGCGACGAGGTGACACAACTCATCCCCAAGACCAAGATCCCTGCGCACACCCGCTACGCCCTGCAGTGCCGCTTCAGCCCCGACTCCAC CCTCCTGGCCACGTGCTCGGCAGACCAGACCTGCAAGATCTGGAGGACGTCCAACTTCTCGCTGATGACCGAGCTGAGCATCAAGAGCAGCAACCCCGGGGAGTCGTCCCGCGGCTGGATGTGGGGCTGCGCCTTCTCAGGGGACTCCCAGTACATCGTCACTG catCCTCTGACAACCTGGCCCGGCTGTGGTGCGTGGAGACCGGAGAGATCAAGAGAGAGTACGGAGGCCACCAGAAGGCCGTCGTCTGCCTGGCCTTCAACGACAGCGTGCTGGGCTAG
- the MLST8 gene encoding target of rapamycin complex subunit LST8 isoform X2: MNTSPGTVGGDPVILATAGYDHTVRFWQAHSGICTRTVQHQDSVNALEITPDRSMIAAAGYQHIRMYDLNSNNPNPIISYDGVNKNIASVGFHEDGRWMYTGGEDCTARIWDLRSRNLQCQRIFQVNAPINCVCLHPNQAELIVGDQSGAIHIWDLKTDHNEQLIPEPEVSITSAHIDPDASYMAAVNSTGNCYVWNLTGGIGDEVTQLIPKTKIPAHTRYALQCRFSPDSTLLATCSADQTCKIWRTSNFSLMTELSIKSSNPGESSRGWMWGCAFSGDSQYIVTASSDNLARLWCVETGEIKREYGGHQKAVVCLAFNDSVLG, encoded by the exons ATGAACACCTCCCCGGGCACGGTGGGAGGCGACCCGGTCATCTTGGCCACAGCTGGCTATGACCACACGGTGCGGTTCTGGCAGGCCCACAGCGGGATCTGCACCCGCACGGTGCAGCACCAGGACTCC GTGAACGCACTGGAGATCACACCAGACCGCAGCATGATCGCCGCCGCAG GTTATCAGCACATCCGCATGTACGACCTCAACTCCAATAACCCCAACCCCATCATCAGCTACGACGGTGTCAACAAGAACATCGCGTCCGTGGGCTTCCATGAGGACGGCCGCTGGATGTACACGGGCGGGGAGGACTGCACGGCCAGGATCTGGGACCTCAG GTCCCGGAACCTGCAGTGCCAGCGCATCTTCCAGGTGAACGCCCCCATCAACTGTGTGTGCCTGCACCCCAACCAG GCCGAGCTCATTGTTGGAGACCAGAGTGGTGCCATTCACATCTGGGACTTGAAGACGGACCACAACGAGCAGCTGATCCCCGAGCCTGAGGTCTCCATCACCTCCGCCCACATCGACCCCGACGCCAGCTACATGGCAGCGGTGAACAGCACC GGCAACTGCTACGTGTGGAACCTGACAGGGGGCATCGGCGACGAGGTGACACAACTCATCCCCAAGACCAAGATCCCTGCGCACACCCGCTACGCCCTGCAGTGCCGCTTCAGCCCCGACTCCAC CCTCCTGGCCACGTGCTCGGCAGACCAGACCTGCAAGATCTGGAGGACGTCCAACTTCTCGCTGATGACCGAGCTGAGCATCAAGAGCAGCAACCCCGGGGAGTCGTCCCGCGGCTGGATGTGGGGCTGCGCCTTCTCAGGGGACTCCCAGTACATCGTCACTG catCCTCTGACAACCTGGCCCGGCTGTGGTGCGTGGAGACCGGAGAGATCAAGAGAGAGTACGGAGGCCACCAGAAGGCCGTCGTCTGCCTGGCCTTCAACGACAGCGTGCTGGGCTAG